The Colias croceus chromosome 23, ilColCroc2.1 genome window below encodes:
- the LOC123702235 gene encoding uncharacterized protein LOC123702235 isoform X2, translated as MSDIEEPAAKMSKLDGSEPGIEEELDEGQEEWLSEGLLTDDDGNMQEERLDNTASHDSTLSSLDADHVADEEQHQTEDIEQALGDMENSMTEQQDGADTFFAGKTNNEDAKGESELDESTKQSDDDGHDTDELLRMLGEDDHSGKVKAVKKKMEVLKKEESTDDDEEQMFRGANIRKLKVAKNVLMKKPPTKAEPEDMSDVDSFMSSDEAATVKRMFGVKRLNNVASKSTTKSGVIRPTITVTKKVVTVDRSGDKPELKSIKQEEPETHVKTEDVEQFYEEFLDEDFDEESVMEAMKENKQDIMKPEEMDEEVPSDCDSNSDDDSLYDDFPSSDSDDMEEWFTLDIRDERAGDYIPLLGSKAHKLLTEEKEKVAARIAYLRESLSALTNSGKQQAEQLRKATATLAELDATLKAS; from the exons ATGTCGGACATCGAGGAACCAGCAGCAAAGATGTCGAAACTAGAC GGTTCAGAGCCAGGTATTGAAGAAGAGTTAGATGAGGGCCAGGAAGAATGGTTAAGTGAAGGCTTGCTTACTGACGATGATGGTAATATG CAAGAAGAACGTCTAGACAACACGGCGAGCCACGACAGTACATTGTCCAGTTTGGACGCAGACCATGTGGCTGATGAGGAGCAGCATCAGACGGAGGATATTGAACAGGCTCTAGGGGATATGGAGAATAGTATG acaGAACAACAAGATGGCGCGGATACATTTTTCGCGGGAAAGACGAACAATGAAGACGCGAAAGGGGAGAGTGAATTGGACGAGTCCACGAAACAGTCGGACGATGATGGACATGATACTGATGAATTATTG AGAATGCTCGGCGAAGACGATCACAGCGGTAAAGTGAAAGCGGTGAAGAAGAAAATGGAGGTTCTAAAGAAGGAAGAATcgactgatgatgatgaagaacAAATGTTCCGT ggagcaaacataagaaaattaaaagttgCCAAGAATGTACTAATGAAAAAGCCGCCAACGAAAGCGGAGCCCGAAGACATGAGTGACGTGGATAGCTTTATG tcTTCAGACGAAGCGGCGACCGTTAAAAGAATGTTCGGTGTGAAGAGGCTTAACAATGTCGCGTCTAAAAGTACGACCAAATCTGGAGTTATCAGACCAACTATAACCGTCACTAAGAAAGTTGTCACCGTTGATAGATCGGGAG ACAAACCCGAATTGAAGAGCATAAAGCAAGAGGAACCAGAGACGCACGTGAAAACGGAAGACGTTGAACAGTTTTATGAAGAATTCCTGGACGAAGATTTTGATGAG GAATCAGTTATGGAAGcaatgaaagaaaataaacaagacATTATGAAGCCAGAGGAAATGGACGAAGAAGTGCCGTCCGATTGTGATTCTAATTCAGACGACGATTCTTTGTAtgat GACTTTCCATCATCAGACTCTGATGATATGGAGGAGTGGTTCACTTTGGATATCAGAGACGAAAGGGCTGGTGATTATATACCTttattag gTTCAAAAGCTCACAAATTACTGACAGAGGAAAAGGAAAAAGTCGCAGCGCGGATAGCGTACCTCCGAGAGAG TTTATCAGCGCTGACTAACAGCGGGAAGCAGCAAGCTGAGCAGCTGAGAAAGGCGACTGCGACACTCGCTGAACTAGATGCCACTTTGAAGGCTTCGTGA
- the LOC123702235 gene encoding uncharacterized protein LOC123702235 isoform X1 — protein sequence MSDIEEPAAKMSKLDGSEPGIEEELDEGQEEWLSEGLLTDDDGNMQEERLDNTASHDSTLSSLDADHVADEEQHQTEDIEQALGDMENSMTEQQDGADTFFAGKTNNEDAKGESELDESTKQSDDDGHDTDELLRMLGEDDHSGKVKAVKKKMEVLKKEESTDDDEEQMFRGANIRKLKVAKNVLMKKPPTKAEPEDMSDVDSFMSSDEAATVKRMFGVKRLNNVASKSTTKSGVIRPTITVTKKVVTVDRSGDKPELKSIKQEEPETHVKTEDVEQFYEEFLDEDFDEESVMEAMKENKQDIMKPEEMDEEVPSDCDSNSDDDSLYDDFPSSDSDDMEEWFTLDIRDERAGDYIPLLGSKAHKLLTEEKEKVAARIAYLRESLSALTNSGKQQAEQLRKATATLAELDATLKAS from the exons ATGTCGGACATCGAGGAACCAGCAGCAAAGATGTCGAAACTAGAC GGTTCAGAGCCAGGTATTGAAGAAGAGTTAGATGAGGGCCAGGAAGAATGGTTAAGTGAAGGCTTGCTTACTGACGATGATGGTAATATG CAAGAAGAACGTCTAGACAACACGGCGAGCCACGACAGTACATTGTCCAGTTTGGACGCAGACCATGTGGCTGATGAGGAGCAGCATCAGACGGAGGATATTGAACAGGCTCTAGGGGATATGGAGAATAGTATG acaGAACAACAAGATGGCGCGGATACATTTTTCGCGGGAAAGACGAACAATGAAGACGCGAAAGGGGAGAGTGAATTGGACGAGTCCACGAAACAGTCGGACGATGATGGACATGATACTGATGAATTATTG AGAATGCTCGGCGAAGACGATCACAGCGGTAAAGTGAAAGCGGTGAAGAAGAAAATGGAGGTTCTAAAGAAGGAAGAATcgactgatgatgatgaagaacAAATGTTCCGT ggagcaaacataagaaaattaaaagttgCCAAGAATGTACTAATGAAAAAGCCGCCAACGAAAGCGGAGCCCGAAGACATGAGTGACGTGGATAGCTTTATG tcTTCAGACGAAGCGGCGACCGTTAAAAGAATGTTCGGTGTGAAGAGGCTTAACAATGTCGCGTCTAAAAGTACGACCAAATCTGGAGTTATCAGACCAACTATAACCGTCACTAAGAAAGTTGTCACCGTTGATAGATCGGGAG ACAAACCCGAATTGAAGAGCATAAAGCAAGAGGAACCAGAGACGCACGTGAAAACGGAAGACGTTGAACAGTTTTATGAAGAATTCCTGGACGAAGATTTTGATGAG GAATCAGTTATGGAAGcaatgaaagaaaataaacaagacATTATGAAGCCAGAGGAAATGGACGAAGAAGTGCCGTCCGATTGTGATTCTAATTCAGACGACGATTCTTTGTAtgat GACTTTCCATCATCAGACTCTGATGATATGGAGGAGTGGTTCACTTTGGATATCAGAGACGAAAGGGCTGGTGATTATATACCTttattag gTTCAAAAGCTCACAAATTACTGACAGAGGAAAAGGAAAAAGTCGCAGCGCGGATAGCGTACCTCCGAGAGAGTTTATCAGCGCTGACTAACAGCGGGAAGCAGCAAGCTGAGCAGCTGAGAAAGGCGACTGCGACGCTCGCTGAACTAGACGCTACTTTGAAAGCTTCGTga